Proteins encoded in a region of the Geobacter sp. genome:
- a CDS encoding YjbQ family protein → IKAITGGALELGPWEQVFYGEYDGKRRKRVLVKIIGE, encoded by the coding sequence ATCAAAGCCATAACGGGAGGGGCACTGGAGCTTGGTCCGTGGGAGCAGGTATTTTACGGGGAGTATGACGGGAAGCGTCGGAAGCGTGTGCTGGTCAAGATCATCGGTGAGTGA